A genomic window from Zootoca vivipara chromosome Z, rZooViv1.1, whole genome shotgun sequence includes:
- the LOC132591526 gene encoding uncharacterized protein LOC132591526 has translation MTHVRKPREAKGDERMEGAEGSPGSEVEVMKLRIEMARIESEREKARIEAESEREKARIEAEREKMASEERMQSERIRAQLEQDRMRLEEIRLRSELTQSPVNNDSIAINLKRFPKFGKDDNVESFLFTFERVCVEFQIPEENWMLYLRPQICGILSEIYADLREEELSSYQVFKQRVRVRCGLTAEQSRKAFREAKKEHKETYAQLASRLDKLLDRWIQGSGVKDFDELKQLICLEQFFKQIPSNLRWFLRDKKLKTVAQVAEVLDELQGDFNEIAFPKHSQKGNPWRNREIKDRQENFPVRESVSDKTGSKKITCFFCNREGHVRARCPLLVKSQTTPTAAKQVKLVMQSQENSSPQTEGSEKADRPAETTSKVLQVWRAEQECNQDYMEPIELNGQSFLGLRDTGAEVSLVKSQFVPKEQYLKGQSYSLKGIWGPHFEVPLAEVDITYKGFCGKWRVGILNELEVPFLIGNDLASQKHRIQVITRSQSQVTESNPPAVIESPIEPGEDEGLISVPVVQEHGAQFLSDQKEDETIKELWGKAQSPNAEVTVENPCLFTTIEGRLYRISRRRKTAAVWERKKQLVLPRAYRLQVLQMAHDAPSAAHLGIRKTSDRIQARFYWPGMGKDIQEYCKSCVICQKAGKRADKTRGLLQSIPVITEPFSRVGVDILGPISRVTKRGNKFILCLVDYATRYPEAIPLKDIDSKTVAKALMSVFLRLGFPKEIITDLGTSFTSKTMEELLTLCGIKHVKTTAYHPQSNGLTEKFNSTLSRMLKTYSINHPNDWDERLQHFLFGYREVPQESTGFSPFELLFGRQPQGPLDLMKAAWSGEEQIDSPDVVTYLQELQSDLQELREQAAHNLQQAQRRQKQWYDAHARDRTFQPGDSVLVLRTRRRKKLEMSWDGPFKVVEKISAVNYLVELDGEGNRCKNFHVNLLKPYFDRNKLVLQVKGKVTQGIHLTGWGELSKGTTLAEVSFDESLTPEQKEQLKLVLAQFAQIFSNIPGRTSLATYKIDTG, from the coding sequence atgactcacgtaagaaaacccagagaggcaaaaggagatgaaagaatggaaggggctgagggaagcccaggttctgaggtagaagttatgaaactacgaattgagatggcccgaattgaaagtgagagagaaaaagcaaggattgaagctgaaagtgagagggaaaaagctagaattgaagctgagagggaaaagatggcatctgaggagagaatgcagtcagagaggataagggcacaattagaacaggacagaatgaggcttgaagagatacgtttgcgatcagaattaactcagagtccagttaataatgatagtatcgcaattaatttaaaaaggttccccaaatttggaaaagacgataatgtcgaatcgtttctatttaccttcgaacgcgtttgtgtggaatttcaaatacctgaggagaactggatgctttatttaagacctcaaatttgtgggatactaagtgaaatttatgctgacctgagggaagaagagctgtcaagttaccaagtatttaagcaaagagtcagggttcgatgtgggctcacggctgaacaaagcagaaaggcttttcgtgaggcaaaaaaggaacataaagagacttatgcccaactagctagccgcttagataaattacttgacagatggattcaagggagtggagtgaaggactttgatgagttaaaacaattaatttgtttagaacaattttttaagcaaatccctagcaatttacgttggttcttgagggataaaaaactgaaaactgtggcacaggttgccgaggtcttagacgaactacaaggagatttcaatgaaatagcattcccaaaacactcacagaagggtaatccatggagaaacagagaaattaaagacaggcaagaaaattttcctgtcagggaatcagtttctgacaagacagggtctaagaaaatcacttgttttttctgtaatcgtgagggccatgtacgtgccaggtgccccctgctggttaagtcgcaaactacacctactgcagctaaacaagtaaaactggtaatgcagtcacaggaaaatagctcgcctcagacagaaggctcagagaaagcagaccgtccagctgagactacttctaaggtcttgcaggtctggagggctgagcaggagtgcaaccaagattacatggagccaattgaattaaatggtcagtcttttttaggtttgagggacacaggagcagaagtctcactggtcaaatcacaatttgttccaaaggagcagtacctcaagggtcagtcctatagtttaaaaggcatatggggcccacattttgaagtaccattagctgaagtggatattacctacaaaggattttgtggcaaatggagagtaggaatcctaaatgaattggaggtaccctttttaatagggaatgacctagctagtcagaagcaccgtattcaagtgataactaggtcacagtctcaagtcactgagagtaatcctcctgcagttatagagtcacccatagagcctggtgaggatgaagggctgattagcgtgccagtggtccaggagcacggtgcccaattcttgagtgatcaaaaagaggatgaaactataaaagagctgtggggtaaagcacaaagtcctaatgccgaagtaactgtggagaacccctgcttatttaccaccattgagggaagactgtatagaatttctaggaggaggaaaactgctgctgtttgggaaaggaagaaacagttagtgttgccaagagcttaccggttgcaagtgctacaaatggcacacgacgcaccctcagcagcgcatctaggcattagaaagactagtgatagaatccaagcaagattttactggcctgggatgggcaaggacatccaagagtattgcaagtcctgtgtgatctgccaaaaagcaggcaaaagagcggacaaaacgcgaggcttgttacagtctattcctgtaattactgagcccttttccagagtaggagtggacatcctcgggcctatctccagagttacaaaaagggggaataagtttattttatgcctcgtggattatgctacgcgctatccagaagcaatacctctaaaggacattgattccaagactgtagcaaaagccctcatgtcggtgttcttaaggctgggattccccaaagaaattataacagatttagggacatccttcacgtccaagaccatggaagagcttttaactctttgtggaattaagcatgttaaaactacggcttaccatccgcagtcgaatggcttgacggagaaatttaattcgaccctgagccggatgctaaaaacctattccatcaatcatcctaacgactgggatgagaggctgcaacacttcctatttggttatcgcgaagtgccacaggagagcacagggttcagtccttttgaactcctatttggacgacagccacaaggacccctagacttgatgaaagcagcgtggtcgggggaggagcagatcgacagccctgatgttgtgacgtatctacaggagctgcagagcgaccttcaagagctacgggagcaagctgctcacaacttgcagcaggcacagcgtcgacagaagcagtggtatgatgcacacgcaagagacagaactttccagcctggtgacagtgtgctcgtgttaagaacaagacgtcgaaagaagttggagatgtcgtgggacggtcccttcaaagtggtcgagaagatatctgcggtgaactatttggtagagttagatggggaagggaaccgatgtaaaaattttcatgtaaacttacttaagccttattttgaccgaaataagttggtgttgcaagtaaaggggaaggtgacccaaggaattcatttaactgggtggggagaactaagtaagggcacaactctagcagaggtgtcattcgatgaaagtctgaccccagagcaaaaggagcagttaaaattagtccttgctcagtttgctcagatcttctcaaacatcccagggaggaccagcctagcaacttataaaatagacacagggtaa